The Vitis riparia cultivar Riparia Gloire de Montpellier isolate 1030 chromosome 3, EGFV_Vit.rip_1.0, whole genome shotgun sequence genome includes a region encoding these proteins:
- the LOC117911441 gene encoding AAA-ATPase At3g50940-like, translating into MDRKNFQMPSTKTMISAAASLAGSAMLIRSIIRDLIPPELQHYLFSRFRGLLGSFTSEFTLVIEEFDGFGHNQLFRAAEVYLGSVISPNAQRLRVTLPNKESKMSVTMDRNEDVADTFNGVSLKWTFISRSIPTRYFNDPDNYYSMAKSELKFFQLSFHKKHKQTVLEAYLPYVLEKYKAMKETNKTLKIHTLKFERLQGGSSDPWQSVKLDHPATFDTLAMDSELKRTLMNDLERFVRRKGFYRKVGKAWKRGYLLFGPPGTGKSSLIAAMANYLNFDIYDLELTDLRCNSELRKLLISTANRSILVVEDIDCSLELQDRLAQARMMNPHRYQTSQVTLSGLLNFIDGLWSSCGDERIIVFTTNHKDKLDPALLRPGRMDMHINMSYCTPCGFKMLASNYLEITNHPLFPEVEDLILEAKVTPAEVGEQLMKSEEPDITLEGLIRFLVEKKESDAAKAREAELEAARASDKEEKEKDESGKPEKGGEVEIKMIR; encoded by the exons ATGGATCGCAAAAACTTCCAAATGCCCTCCACCAAAACCATGATCTCGGCCGCGGCCTCCCTTGCTGGTTCAGCCATGTTGATTCGCTCAATCATCCGAGACCTCATCCCCCCAGAGCTCCAACACTACCTCTTCTCCAGATTTCGAGGCCTTTTAGGCTCATTCACCTCCGAATTTACCTTGGTAATCGAGGAATTTGATGGGTTTGGACACAACCAACTCTTCCGAGCAGCAGAGGTCTACCTGGGATCTGTCATCTCCCCAAATGCTCAAAGGCTTCGAGTCACATTGCCCAACAAGGAAAGCAAGATGTCGGTAACCATGGACCGGAATGAAGATGTGGCCGATACCTTCAATGGGGTTTCCTTGAAATGGACATTCATTTCAAGGAGCATTCCAACCAGGTACTTCAATGATCCAGACAATTATTACTCCATGGCCAAGTCAGAGCTCAAGTTCTTTCAATTGAGCTTTCACAAGAAGCACAAGCAAACGGTGCTTGAGGCTTACTTGCCATATGTACTGGAGAAATACAAAGCCATGAAAGAAACAAACAAGACCCTGAAAATCCACACTCTCAAGTTTGAGAGGTTGCAGGGAGGGAGCAGCGATCCATGGCAGTCGGTGAAGCTTGATCATCCGGCTACTTTTGATACACTGGCGATGGACTCGGAGCTCAAGAGGACTTTAATGAATGATCTTGAGAGGTTTGTGAGGAGGAAAGGGTTTTACAGGAAAGTTGGCAAGGCCTGGAAGAGGGGGTACTTGCTGTTTGGGCCTCCTGGTACTGGGAAATCGAGCTTGATTGCAGCCATGgctaattatttgaattttgatatcTATGACTTGGAGCTCACAGATCTTAGATGCAATTCTGAGCTCAGGAAATTGCTGATTTCTACTGCAAACCGATCCATACTTGTGGTGGAGGATATTGATTGCTCCCTTGAATTGCAAGATAGACTAGCTCAAGCCAGAATGATGAATCCTCATCGATACCAAACAAGCCAG GTGACTCTATCAGGGCTGCTCAATTTCATAGATGGGCTGTGGTCAAGCTGTGGAGATGAGCGGATCATAGTCTTCACAACCAACCACAAAGACAAGCTCGACCCAGCTCTGTTGCGCCCTGGTCGCATGGATATGCATATCAACATGTCTTACTGCACCCCATGTGGGTTCAAAATGCTAGCCTCCAACTACCTTGAGATCACAAACCACCCTCTTTTCCCAGAGGTTGAAGACTTGATCTTGGAAGCAAAGGTAACCCCTGCAGAAGTGGGTGAGCAACTGATGAAGAGTGAGGAGCCTGATATCACCCTAGAAGGCCTAATTCGGTTCCTTGTGGagaagaaagaaagtgatgcAGCTAAAGCTAGAGAGGCAGAGCTGGAAGCAGCCAGGGCTAGTGATAAGgaggaaaaggagaaagatgAGAGTGGGAAACCAGAGAAGGGGGGAGAGGTGGAAATAAAAATGATCCGGTGA